The genomic stretch CCCGGAGGAAACCGCGCAGCGCTATATTAAGGAAGCCGTCGGACTCTTACCCTGGAGCGGCGATGATAAGGCGGACAGTAATGGTAATGGCCTGCCGGATGATGGCGGTTGGAAACCGTTTGGCGGCAGCTATTATCAGGTCACCGATAAAGGCCAGACCCGTGAGTGGGGCTATGTTGGCGCAGGTTACGGCGAAGTGCAGTCATATCTTGCCGAATTCTACCGGGTTACCGGTAATGAGGATTTCCGCACGCAGATGGTGAAAATGACCAAAGCGCGTGCGCCGTTCCGCCGCCCGGCGATTGAAATCAGCAATGGCGCCAACTACCGTTCGATGGAAGCGATTGGCCTGCTGGCCTGGCGCGGTGCGCATGAAAGCGACGGCAACTTCGCCGGCTACATCGCTTATGCCGACGCGGTGAATACCAATGAACGCGCCAAAGCGTTGCGTGTCGCCGCCGCCAGCAAGGACGCGGCGCTTATTGGTTACGCCAGACAAATGCTGGAAGACAATCAGTTCTTCGCCAACCTGGCCGGTTCGGAGTCCGCATTTGAGGCGTTGGACGTGTTCGCCGATTATCGGACGGTCAAAACGGCGAGCGACAACGGTGTGCGCCTGCCGATGACCGATGGACAGCCTGACTTTGCCTGGGTGGATGAAGAGAACGCCATCGCGGCGATCAAAAAAGGGGACGAACGCCTGTGGCTGAGCGCTTACTGGCAGGCCAAGGCGGGGACGGGCATCAACGGTCTGGCGCGTTTCCACTTCAGTACTTCCGGCTATGACCAATACGGCATACTGGAAACCACGCCGATCTTCCGATCCGCCGCGGTGTATGCGCGCCCCAACCTGATCGATATGCCGGAGAAGACTCCTTACACGCCGCCTAATCCGCCGGGCAACGCCTATGCCGGAGAGCTGCTGCCGCTGGGGCCGGTGCCGGCCGATGCGTCCGGCGACGATCCGTTCCGGGGTAAGGCCGATTTTTACGCCTTGCGCTTCGGCCGCTATCTGATGGGGATTAACGCCAGTGTCAGCAACAGTTATGCGCTGAAAACGCCGGTTGGCTTCAACGCGGCGGAAGACCTGGTGTCACAGCGAACGCAATCGGGCGCTGTGACCGTGGGGCCGCGCGCCAGCGTGGTGCTCTATCTGGATGGAACCCGTGATGCCAAACCGGTACCCGGCACGCCGCTGTACCTGAAAGCGCAGCGCAGCAACGATGTAACCGGGCTATCCTGGACGGCGGCATCCGGCGCCGAGCGCTACAAAATACTGCGTGCCGCCAGTGAAAACGGTGATTACCAGACGGTCGCCACCGTTACCGCCAACGCCTACAGCGACAGCTCAAAAGCACCGACCGGCGGCTACTACTACCGGGTCGTCACCGTGAACGGCAATGGCGAAAGTTATCCGTCCATGTGGAGCCATCCCTGATAGGACGGCGCCGGCGACGGCTGCCTGACGGGGTTTGAACTCCTCGCCACACGTGTCTGGTCTGACGGCTGGCGCGTGTGGCGTTTTACTTTTTTCGCCGGCTCATCCTGCATGCTCATGCGTATCCCGCTGATTTCATTCACTTCCCGGCGTATTTCATAAGCTGGATGATTTTGCTGGATGGTTTTCCTGCGCAGACTTCTTCGTGATACCGCCAGAATGCGCCTGCCGACCCATCTAAAAAAGTTCGTGATAGTGAAAGTTGGTAATCCGTTGAATGCCTTGTTTTTTCATATTCATGACATAAGAGTGTGATATGGATCGCACTTTTTGTGAAGTGGGGTATAGTTACTATAGTGATAATTGACTTGTCATTTACGAACATCATCAACAACGAAAACGTAAAAAAGGAAGCAATCATGAATATGAAAACTGTCTTTACCGCCATCGCACTGAGCACACTGTCTGTCGGCGCTTTTGCTGCAACGGAAATCCAGTACCCGCAGGGTCAGGAAATCGGCAGCATCTCCGCCAGTGCCAACACGCTTGATAGCCTGCAGGCTAAACTGGCCGCCAAAGCGGATGCCGCCGGTGCAAAAACGTTCCAGATCACGTCCGTTCAGGGTGACGACACGCTGCACGGCAACGCTGTTCTGTTCAAATAAAATCAATCAATGAGGCAGGGGAGCGTACCCCTCTCCCATCCCTGACATCAT from Dickeya fangzhongdai encodes the following:
- the bhsA gene encoding multiple stress resistance protein BhsA codes for the protein MNMKTVFTAIALSTLSVGAFAATEIQYPQGQEIGSISASANTLDSLQAKLAAKADAAGAKTFQITSVQGDDTLHGNAVLFK
- a CDS encoding fibronectin type III domain-containing protein — protein: MQKNTTFRQAWLVALALAATTVSHAAVAAESSGSGAASSSAAAIAVGTIDQVSFGDSASEKSHSLVKNNSQTLSGGLGESARRLLPLSPAGVYGGSLTVTLRVDPLRRNYVSVKLWGEDDGNYDTGRLYLYIVKDGVEYQVGYRHEGDYMPLSVTHWSKPLPGRFFYSTTLLPYAMTKGSSTVTLKIVSTGRLYPFGSGGPDASNPYQYAMNVPSRGIYRAYTHVDPFLDVSGERQGSAPAVTTRPAPGDEILGANGSFRVAINNRIASLLGKAPTTANLSGGDLRYLARAYSVAELSSYQNPTVVSQVVAALDAYAAQYYDDNNTVKNWGGSFGSQGQAIYYLRDQLTGDILNASVSYGAAGKKTRRAAWADMLFASREYGRLQNRLRLSNQNLIANTSIYFANKGMLVLKDSRAFPEETAQRYIKEAVGLLPWSGDDKADSNGNGLPDDGGWKPFGGSYYQVTDKGQTREWGYVGAGYGEVQSYLAEFYRVTGNEDFRTQMVKMTKARAPFRRPAIEISNGANYRSMEAIGLLAWRGAHESDGNFAGYIAYADAVNTNERAKALRVAAASKDAALIGYARQMLEDNQFFANLAGSESAFEALDVFADYRTVKTASDNGVRLPMTDGQPDFAWVDEENAIAAIKKGDERLWLSAYWQAKAGTGINGLARFHFSTSGYDQYGILETTPIFRSAAVYARPNLIDMPEKTPYTPPNPPGNAYAGELLPLGPVPADASGDDPFRGKADFYALRFGRYLMGINASVSNSYALKTPVGFNAAEDLVSQRTQSGAVTVGPRASVVLYLDGTRDAKPVPGTPLYLKAQRSNDVTGLSWTAASGAERYKILRAASENGDYQTVATVTANAYSDSSKAPTGGYYYRVVTVNGNGESYPSMWSHP